One Streptomyces sp. NBC_00223 genomic window carries:
- a CDS encoding sugar ABC transporter permease: MSATTHSGSVTAPADVPAGPAAEAGRRPRGRGERGPGASIALHATLLAASAVAVFPVLWIVFISLGPDSAWQQPGEVVHHLGLGNYRYVLLHSHFPRWMLNSVIVAAATTVLGVLIAASAGYAISRMKFPGHKSLMWTFLLTQMFPVAVLIVPLYNLLARFGLIDSYAGLILVYCTIAVPFCAWMLKGYFDTIPHEIDEAGRVDGLTPFGTFWRLILPLARPGLAVTAFYSFLTAWGEVAYSSQFMSSGHYTLAAGIRTFASDQRADWGAMTAASVIIAIPATLVFLLVQRHLVTGLTAGGTKG, translated from the coding sequence ATGAGCGCCACCACTCACAGCGGCTCCGTCACCGCGCCCGCCGACGTCCCCGCCGGCCCCGCGGCCGAAGCCGGCCGCCGCCCCCGCGGGCGGGGCGAACGCGGCCCCGGCGCCTCGATCGCCCTGCACGCCACCCTGCTGGCCGCCAGCGCCGTCGCGGTCTTCCCCGTGCTGTGGATCGTCTTCATCTCGCTCGGCCCCGACTCCGCCTGGCAGCAGCCCGGCGAGGTCGTCCACCACCTGGGCCTGGGCAACTACCGGTACGTCCTGCTGCACAGCCACTTCCCCCGCTGGATGCTCAACTCGGTGATCGTCGCCGCGGCCACCACCGTGCTCGGCGTGCTGATCGCCGCCAGCGCCGGATACGCCATCTCCCGCATGAAGTTCCCCGGCCACAAGTCGCTGATGTGGACCTTCCTGCTCACCCAGATGTTCCCGGTCGCGGTGCTGATCGTGCCGCTGTACAACCTGCTGGCCCGCTTCGGCCTGATCGACAGCTACGCCGGACTGATCCTGGTCTACTGCACCATCGCGGTGCCGTTCTGCGCGTGGATGCTCAAGGGCTACTTCGACACCATCCCGCACGAGATCGACGAGGCGGGCCGGGTGGACGGCCTCACCCCGTTCGGTACGTTCTGGCGGCTGATCCTGCCGCTGGCCCGCCCGGGACTGGCCGTCACCGCGTTCTACAGCTTCCTGACCGCCTGGGGCGAAGTCGCCTACTCCAGCCAGTTCATGAGCTCGGGCCACTACACGCTCGCCGCGGGCATCCGCACCTTCGCGTCCGACCAGCGGGCCGACTGGGGTGCGATGACCGCCGCCTCCGTGATCATCGCGATCCCGGCCACCCTCGTCTTCCTGCTCGTCCAGCGCCACCTGGTGACCGGCCTGACCGCCGGCGGCACCAAGGGCTAG
- a CDS encoding glycoside hydrolase family 13 protein, translated as MSQHLTDAPSSAADSAADAGRRDWWRDAVIYQVYPRSFADGNGDGMGDLPGITARLPYLRDLGVDAVWLSPFYASPQADAGYDVADYRAVDPMFGTLTDADDLVRTAHTLGLRVIVDLVPNHCSDQHDWFKQALREGPGSPLRERFHFRPGKGADGELPPNDWESIFGGPAWTRTDNPDGTPGEWYLHLFAPEQPDFNWEHPAVHDEFRSVLRFWLDLGIDGFRIDVAHGLVKAEGLPDIGHAEQLTLLGTAAMPYFDQDGVHDIYRDWRRILDEYSVGAPPAGGWERIGVAEAWTPTIERAALYLRPDELHQAFNFEYLSTAWDAAALRKVVDKSLTAMSAVGAPATWVLSNHDVTRHATRFANPPGGTQLREPGDRELGLRRARAATLLMLALPGSAYLYQGEELGLPDVTDLPDEVRQDPSFFRAAGQDGFRDGCRVPIPWSGTRAPYGFGPREGGPSWLPQPAEWADLSVEAQTGDRDSTLELYRAALAVRREHPALGAGTSVTWLDAPEGVLSFRRDSAGGGFVCTVNVTGAPATIPRPGRVLLSSGTAADAGADTDAAVDGDSAPTVTIAADTAIWWAI; from the coding sequence ATGAGCCAGCACCTCACCGACGCGCCCAGCTCCGCCGCCGACTCCGCCGCCGACGCCGGGCGCAGAGACTGGTGGCGCGACGCGGTGATCTACCAGGTCTACCCGCGCAGCTTCGCCGACGGAAACGGTGACGGCATGGGCGACCTGCCCGGCATCACCGCGCGGCTGCCGTATCTGCGGGACCTCGGCGTGGACGCGGTCTGGCTGTCCCCCTTCTACGCCTCCCCGCAGGCCGACGCGGGCTACGACGTGGCCGACTACCGCGCGGTCGACCCGATGTTCGGCACCCTCACCGACGCCGACGACCTGGTGCGGACCGCGCACACCCTCGGTCTGCGGGTGATCGTGGACCTCGTGCCCAACCACTGCTCCGACCAGCACGACTGGTTCAAGCAGGCGCTGCGCGAGGGCCCCGGATCGCCGCTCAGGGAGCGCTTCCACTTCCGGCCGGGCAAGGGCGCCGACGGCGAACTGCCGCCCAACGACTGGGAGTCCATCTTCGGCGGGCCGGCCTGGACCCGTACGGACAACCCGGACGGCACTCCCGGCGAGTGGTATCTGCACCTCTTCGCGCCCGAGCAGCCGGACTTCAACTGGGAACACCCGGCCGTGCACGACGAGTTCCGCTCGGTGCTGCGCTTCTGGCTCGACCTGGGCATCGACGGCTTCCGGATCGACGTCGCCCACGGCCTGGTCAAGGCCGAGGGGCTGCCGGACATCGGCCACGCCGAGCAGCTGACCCTGCTGGGCACCGCCGCCATGCCGTACTTCGACCAGGACGGCGTGCACGACATCTACCGCGACTGGCGGCGCATCCTCGACGAGTACTCGGTGGGGGCGCCCCCGGCCGGAGGCTGGGAGAGGATCGGGGTCGCCGAGGCGTGGACGCCGACCATCGAGCGGGCCGCGCTCTACCTGCGGCCCGACGAGCTGCATCAGGCGTTCAACTTCGAGTACCTGAGCACCGCCTGGGACGCGGCCGCGCTGCGCAAGGTCGTCGACAAGTCGCTGACCGCGATGAGCGCGGTGGGCGCTCCCGCCACCTGGGTGCTCTCCAACCACGACGTGACCCGGCACGCCACCCGGTTCGCCAACCCGCCCGGCGGCACCCAGCTGCGCGAGCCGGGCGACCGCGAACTGGGACTGCGCCGGGCCCGGGCGGCCACCCTGCTGATGCTGGCGCTGCCCGGCTCGGCCTATCTCTACCAGGGCGAGGAGCTGGGCCTGCCGGACGTCACCGACCTGCCGGACGAGGTGCGGCAGGACCCGTCGTTCTTCCGCGCGGCCGGGCAGGACGGCTTCCGCGACGGCTGCCGCGTGCCGATCCCGTGGTCGGGCACCCGGGCGCCGTACGGCTTCGGTCCGCGCGAGGGCGGCCCGAGCTGGCTGCCGCAGCCCGCGGAGTGGGCCGATCTCAGCGTCGAGGCGCAGACCGGCGACCGCGACTCCACGCTTGAGCTGTACCGGGCGGCGCTCGCGGTACGCCGTGAGCACCCGGCGCTCGGCGCGGGCACCTCCGTGACCTGGCTGGACGCGCCCGAGGGCGTGCTGTCCTTCCGCCGGGACAGCGCCGGCGGCGGCTTTGTGTGCACGGTGAACGTCACCGGAGCCCCGGCGACGATTCCGCGTCCGGGCCGGGTGCTGCTCTCCAGCGGTACGGCGGCGGACGCGGGCGCGGACACCGATGCGGCGGTTGATGGCGATTCCGCCCCGACCGTCACGATCGCCGCGGACACGGCAATTTGGTGGGCGATCTGA
- a CDS encoding LacI family DNA-binding transcriptional regulator, which translates to MTARLADIAAQAGVSEATVSRVLNGKPGVSATTRESVLAALDLLGYERPVRLRQRSAGLVGLITPELENPIFPAFAQIIGQALTRQGYTPVLATQTPGGSTEDELVEMLVERGVAGIIFASGLHADSTADMERYARLQGQGVPFVLINGFSEKVDAPFVSPDDRSAVRLAVTHLAALGHRRIGLAVGQKRFVPVQRKIEGFITSTAEVLGLSADEAQARIQHSLFTLEGGQAAATALIADGCTAIVCASDMMALGAIRAARQQGLSVPGDVSVVGFDDSPLIAFTDPPLTTIRQPVAAMSQAAVNALLEEIGGTPAPHSEFVFMPELVVRGSTAAGPADRTTGLPAQPSSSRTTRDAPDPTGV; encoded by the coding sequence GTGACCGCACGGCTTGCTGACATCGCAGCCCAGGCGGGGGTCAGTGAGGCGACGGTCAGCCGGGTGCTCAACGGCAAGCCGGGGGTCTCCGCGACCACCCGCGAATCCGTGCTGGCCGCACTCGATCTGCTCGGCTACGAACGGCCGGTCCGGCTGCGGCAGCGCAGCGCGGGACTGGTCGGGCTGATCACCCCCGAGCTGGAGAACCCGATCTTCCCCGCCTTCGCCCAGATCATCGGGCAGGCGCTCACCCGGCAGGGCTACACCCCGGTGCTGGCCACCCAGACGCCGGGCGGCTCCACCGAGGACGAGCTGGTGGAGATGCTCGTGGAGCGCGGGGTGGCCGGGATCATCTTCGCCTCCGGGCTGCACGCCGATTCCACCGCCGACATGGAGCGCTACGCCCGGCTCCAGGGCCAGGGCGTGCCCTTCGTGCTGATCAACGGCTTCTCCGAGAAGGTCGACGCGCCGTTCGTCTCCCCCGACGACCGCAGCGCGGTCCGACTGGCGGTCACCCATCTGGCGGCGCTGGGGCACCGCAGGATCGGGCTGGCCGTCGGGCAGAAACGGTTCGTTCCCGTCCAGCGCAAGATCGAGGGCTTCATCACGTCGACGGCCGAGGTGCTCGGTCTGTCGGCGGACGAGGCGCAGGCGCGTATCCAGCACTCGCTGTTCACCCTGGAGGGTGGTCAGGCGGCGGCGACCGCGCTGATCGCCGACGGCTGCACGGCGATCGTCTGCGCGTCGGACATGATGGCGCTCGGCGCGATCCGGGCCGCCCGGCAGCAGGGCCTGTCGGTGCCGGGCGACGTGTCGGTGGTCGGCTTCGACGACTCGCCGCTGATCGCCTTCACCGACCCGCCGCTGACCACCATTCGGCAGCCGGTGGCGGCGATGAGCCAGGCCGCGGTGAACGCGCTGCTGGAGGAGATCGGCGGCACCCCGGCCCCGCACAGCGAGTTCGTCTTCATGCCCGAGCTGGTGGTCCGCGGTTCCACCGCCGCCGGTCCGGCGGACCGGACCACCGGGCTGCCGGCCCAGCCCTCGTCCTCGCGGACGACACGCGACGCGCCCGATCCGACCGGAGTCTGA
- a CDS encoding phosphatase PAP2 family protein yields MGEPTAKTMNGRKTAPRDSSGPTGTVRAGGTTRTATVRQKLVERARTPRAPRLWFEILLIGVSYWLYSQIRNAVPEEKQVALRHARWIWSFEHHLGLAVEHSVNHALNSVTWLIVGMNYYYATLHFIITISVLVWLYLFHPGRYGPARLVLFTTTWLALVGFWAFPLAPPRLLAGAGFIDTVQVHHTWGSMSQGSLAHVSNQYAAMPSMHIGWSLWCGITIATLAKPLWVRVLGALYPVFTLVVIIATGNHFWMDAVGGAVCLGLGYSVAYALYGHWVYRLPRYPQKTRPAKLPKLEA; encoded by the coding sequence ATGGGGGAACCGACGGCGAAGACGATGAACGGCCGCAAGACCGCCCCGCGGGACTCCAGTGGTCCGACCGGCACTGTGCGCGCCGGTGGCACGACCCGTACGGCGACGGTCCGGCAGAAGCTGGTGGAGCGTGCGCGCACGCCCCGGGCCCCCCGGCTGTGGTTCGAGATACTCCTCATCGGTGTGAGCTACTGGCTCTACTCCCAGATCCGCAACGCGGTCCCCGAGGAGAAGCAGGTCGCCCTGCGGCACGCCCGCTGGATCTGGTCCTTCGAGCACCATCTCGGCCTGGCCGTCGAGCACTCGGTCAACCACGCGCTGAACTCGGTGACGTGGCTGATCGTCGGGATGAACTACTACTACGCCACGTTGCACTTCATCATCACCATCAGTGTGCTGGTGTGGCTGTATCTCTTCCATCCCGGGCGCTACGGCCCGGCCAGACTCGTGCTCTTCACCACGACCTGGCTGGCGCTGGTCGGCTTCTGGGCCTTCCCGCTGGCCCCGCCGCGGCTGCTGGCCGGGGCCGGCTTCATCGACACCGTGCAGGTCCACCACACCTGGGGCTCGATGTCGCAGGGCAGCCTCGCGCATGTCTCCAACCAGTACGCGGCCATGCCGTCGATGCACATCGGCTGGTCGCTGTGGTGCGGGATCACCATCGCCACGCTGGCCAAGCCGCTGTGGGTCCGGGTGCTGGGCGCGCTCTACCCGGTGTTCACCCTGGTGGTGATCATCGCGACCGGCAACCACTTCTGGATGGACGCGGTGGGCGGCGCGGTCTGCCTGGGCCTCGGCTACAGCGTGGCGTACGCGCTGTACGGGCACTGGGTGTACCGGCTGCCGAGGTATCCGCAGAAGACGCGGCCCGCGAAGCTGCCGAAACTGGAGGCGTAG
- a CDS encoding bifunctional [glutamine synthetase] adenylyltransferase/[glutamine synthetase]-adenylyl-L-tyrosine phosphorylase translates to MQGRRSSTFTRLLRHGFTDAAGAERLLDAEALAGVRGDPVLLEALGATADPDQALHGLVRMAEALDPGERRALLDTLTTAKPLRDRLLRVLGASEALGDHLARHPADWHALVTYEATDLHPGVDEFAHGLAAAGTPDALRVAYRRCLLGIAARDVCGTNDLVRTAAELADLATATLRAALAMASEEQPEDAAACRLAVIGMGKCGGHELNYVSDVDVIFVAEPAAMADPLSPPTGDESGALRAATRLAARMMRICSDTTAEGTIWPVDANLRPEGKNGPLVRTLSSHLAYYRRWAKTWEFQALLKARPVAGDQTLGVEYMAAIHPMVWQAAEREHFVVDVQQMRRRVIDNIPLAQLDRELKLGPGGLRDVEFAVQLLQLVHGRTDTSLRSGTTLTALADLAAGGYVGRADAAALDAAYRFLRQMEHRIQLQKMRRTHLVPDDEAGLRRLGRGLGFRSDPVAELNREWKRHAMEVRRLHEKLFYRPLLDAVAQLESAETRLSTGAARERLQALGYADPAAAIRHLEALASGVSRKAAIQRTLLPVLLGWFADSADPDAGLLGFRKVSDALGKTPWYLRLLRDEGAAAQRLARVLSSGRLAPDLLMRAPEAVALLGSTDGLLPRDHIALEQEVLAAVGRADTPEQAIASVRGVRRRELFRTAAADLIDTYGDDAQDLGPDTEQADPRSPDGRGHPPATAPDAAALVDRVGTAVYGLTSATVAGALRAAVNSVTANDTRPLPTRFAVIAMGRFGGRELGYGSDADVLFVHDPREGADPGEAGRAATAVADELRRLLQIPTADPPLLIDADLRPEGKSGPLVRTLASYAAYYRRWSVTWESQALLRAAPVAGDEDLGARFIELIDPLRYPTGGLDEEAVREIRRIKARMESERMPRGADRTTHAKLGRGGLSDIEWTVQLLQLQHADRLPELRTTSTRRALAAAREAGLIDGTDATVLDEAWVLATRVRNAVMLVRGRSGDTFPGDGRELASVGRYLGYATGHVGDMLEDYRRRTRRARAVMERIFYEG, encoded by the coding sequence ATGCAGGGACGCCGGAGCAGCACGTTCACACGTCTGCTGCGGCACGGCTTCACCGACGCGGCCGGCGCCGAACGACTGCTCGACGCCGAAGCCCTCGCCGGCGTCCGAGGCGATCCCGTCCTGCTGGAAGCCCTCGGCGCGACCGCCGACCCCGACCAGGCGCTGCACGGCCTCGTACGGATGGCCGAAGCCCTCGACCCGGGCGAGCGCCGGGCCCTGCTCGACACCCTCACCACCGCCAAGCCGCTCCGCGACCGCCTGCTGCGCGTCCTCGGCGCGTCCGAGGCCCTGGGCGACCACCTCGCCCGCCACCCGGCGGACTGGCACGCCCTGGTCACGTACGAGGCCACCGACCTGCACCCCGGCGTGGACGAGTTCGCGCACGGCCTGGCCGCCGCCGGCACCCCGGACGCCCTGCGCGTGGCGTACCGCCGCTGCCTGCTCGGCATCGCGGCCCGCGACGTGTGCGGCACGAACGACCTGGTCCGTACCGCCGCCGAACTCGCCGACCTGGCCACCGCCACCCTGCGTGCGGCCTTGGCCATGGCCAGCGAGGAGCAGCCGGAGGACGCCGCCGCCTGCCGCCTCGCGGTCATCGGCATGGGCAAGTGCGGCGGCCACGAGCTGAACTACGTCTCCGACGTGGACGTCATCTTCGTCGCCGAGCCGGCCGCCATGGCCGACCCGCTCAGCCCCCCGACGGGCGACGAGAGCGGCGCGCTGCGGGCCGCCACCCGTCTGGCCGCCCGGATGATGCGGATCTGCTCGGACACCACCGCCGAGGGCACCATCTGGCCGGTCGACGCCAACCTCAGGCCCGAGGGCAAGAACGGCCCCCTGGTCCGTACCCTCTCCAGCCATCTGGCCTACTACCGGCGGTGGGCCAAGACCTGGGAGTTCCAGGCGCTGCTCAAGGCCCGGCCGGTCGCCGGGGACCAGACGCTCGGCGTGGAGTACATGGCCGCGATCCACCCCATGGTCTGGCAGGCCGCCGAGCGCGAGCACTTCGTCGTCGACGTCCAGCAGATGCGCCGCCGCGTCATCGACAACATCCCGCTCGCCCAGCTCGACCGGGAGCTGAAACTCGGCCCCGGCGGTCTGCGCGACGTCGAGTTCGCCGTGCAGCTGCTCCAGCTCGTGCACGGCCGTACCGACACCTCCCTGCGCAGCGGCACCACGCTGACCGCCCTCGCCGACCTGGCCGCCGGCGGCTACGTGGGCCGCGCCGACGCCGCCGCGCTGGACGCCGCGTACCGCTTTCTGCGCCAGATGGAACACCGCATCCAGTTGCAGAAGATGCGCCGCACCCACCTCGTCCCCGACGACGAGGCGGGACTGCGCAGGCTCGGCCGCGGCCTCGGCTTCCGCTCCGACCCGGTCGCCGAGTTGAACCGGGAGTGGAAGCGGCACGCCATGGAGGTACGGCGGCTGCACGAGAAGCTCTTCTACCGCCCGCTGCTCGACGCCGTCGCCCAGCTGGAGTCCGCCGAGACCCGGCTCAGCACCGGCGCGGCCAGGGAACGCCTCCAGGCACTCGGGTACGCCGACCCGGCCGCCGCCATCCGGCATCTGGAGGCGCTGGCCAGCGGGGTCAGCCGCAAGGCCGCCATCCAGCGCACCCTGCTGCCCGTACTGCTCGGCTGGTTCGCCGACTCGGCCGACCCCGACGCCGGGCTGCTCGGCTTCCGCAAGGTCTCCGACGCGCTCGGCAAGACGCCCTGGTATCTGCGGCTGCTGCGCGACGAGGGCGCCGCCGCCCAGCGGCTGGCCCGGGTGCTGTCCTCCGGACGGCTCGCCCCCGACCTGCTGATGCGCGCCCCCGAGGCGGTCGCCCTGCTGGGCTCGACCGACGGACTGCTGCCGCGCGACCACATCGCCCTGGAGCAGGAGGTGCTGGCCGCCGTCGGCCGCGCCGACACCCCGGAGCAGGCCATCGCCTCGGTCCGCGGGGTACGGCGGCGCGAGCTGTTCCGCACCGCGGCCGCCGACCTCATCGACACCTACGGCGACGACGCCCAGGACCTGGGCCCGGACACCGAGCAAGCGGATCCGCGCAGCCCCGACGGCCGCGGCCACCCCCCGGCCACCGCGCCGGACGCCGCCGCCCTCGTCGACCGCGTCGGCACCGCCGTCTACGGTCTGACCTCCGCGACCGTGGCCGGTGCGCTGCGGGCCGCCGTCAACTCCGTGACCGCCAACGACACCCGGCCGCTGCCCACCCGGTTCGCGGTCATCGCGATGGGCCGCTTCGGCGGCCGGGAGCTGGGCTACGGCTCCGACGCCGACGTGCTCTTCGTGCACGACCCGCGCGAGGGCGCCGACCCCGGCGAGGCCGGGCGCGCCGCGACCGCCGTCGCGGACGAACTGCGCCGCCTGCTCCAGATCCCCACCGCCGACCCGCCGCTGCTGATCGACGCCGACCTGCGGCCCGAGGGCAAGAGCGGCCCGCTGGTGCGCACCCTGGCCTCGTACGCCGCCTACTACCGCCGCTGGTCGGTGACCTGGGAGAGCCAGGCGCTGCTGCGGGCCGCCCCGGTGGCCGGCGACGAGGACCTCGGCGCGCGCTTCATCGAGCTGATCGACCCGCTGCGCTACCCGACGGGCGGGCTGGACGAGGAGGCGGTACGCGAGATCCGCCGTATCAAGGCCCGGATGGAGTCCGAGCGGATGCCGCGCGGCGCCGACCGTACGACCCACGCCAAGCTCGGCCGCGGCGGGCTGTCCGACATCGAGTGGACCGTCCAGCTCCTCCAGCTCCAGCACGCCGACCGGCTGCCGGAGCTGCGTACGACGAGCACCCGGCGGGCGCTGGCCGCCGCGCGCGAGGCCGGGCTGATCGACGGCACGGACGCCACCGTGCTGGACGAGGCATGGGTGCTGGCCACCCGGGTGCGCAACGCGGTGATGCTGGTACGCGGCCGGTCCGGCGACACCTTCCCCGGCGACGGGCGCGAGCTGGCCTCGGTCGGCCGCTATCTGGGGTACGCCACCGGGCATGTCGGCGACATGCTGGAGGACTACCGGCGCCGCACCCGGCGGGCCCGCGCGGTCATGGAACGGATCTTCTACGAGGGCTGA
- a CDS encoding DUF4287 domain-containing protein: MAEKVQGPASYFPSIEKKYGRPVAEWKDLIRASPLTRHTELVAWLKTEHGLGHGHANALVAHTLAESAATE; the protein is encoded by the coding sequence ATGGCGGAAAAAGTGCAGGGGCCGGCGAGCTACTTCCCGTCCATCGAGAAGAAGTACGGTCGTCCCGTCGCGGAGTGGAAAGACCTCATCCGCGCCTCGCCCCTGACCAGGCACACGGAACTCGTCGCCTGGCTCAAGACCGAGCACGGCCTCGGCCACGGCCACGCCAACGCCCTCGTCGCCCACACCCTCGCCGAGTCCGCGGCGACCGAGTGA
- the glnA gene encoding type I glutamate--ammonia ligase: protein MDKQQEFVLRTLEERDIRFVRLWFTDVLGYLKSVAVAPAELEQAFDEGIGFDGSAIEGFARVYESDMIAKPDPATFQMLPWRAEAPGTARMFCDILMPDGSPSYADPRYVLKRALAKTSDLGFTFYTHPEIEFYLLKDKPLDGARPTPADNSGYFDHTPQSVGMDFRRQAITMLESMGISVEFSHHEGAPGQQEIDLRYADALSTADNIMTFRLVMKQVALEQGVHATFMPKPFSEYPGSGMHSHLSLFEGDRNAFYESGAEFQLSKVGRSFIAGLLRHADEISAVTNQWVNSYKRIWGGSQRTAGAGGEAPSYICWGHNNRSALIRVPMYKPGKTGSTRVEVRSLDSGANPYLAYAVLLAAGMKGIQEGYELPAGADDDVWALSDAERRALGIAPLPQNLGEAIDLMERSELVAETLGEHVFDFFLRNKKQEWEEYRSEVTAFELRKNLPNL, encoded by the coding sequence ATGGATAAGCAGCAGGAGTTCGTGCTCCGCACTCTGGAGGAGCGGGACATCCGCTTCGTACGGCTGTGGTTCACCGACGTGCTCGGCTATCTGAAGTCGGTCGCGGTCGCCCCCGCGGAGCTTGAACAGGCGTTCGACGAGGGCATCGGCTTCGACGGCTCAGCCATCGAGGGCTTCGCCCGGGTGTACGAGTCCGACATGATCGCCAAGCCGGACCCGGCGACCTTCCAGATGCTGCCCTGGCGTGCGGAGGCCCCGGGTACGGCCCGGATGTTCTGCGACATCCTGATGCCGGACGGCTCCCCGTCGTACGCCGACCCGCGCTATGTCCTCAAGCGCGCGCTGGCCAAGACCTCCGACCTCGGTTTCACCTTCTACACCCACCCCGAGATCGAGTTCTACCTGCTCAAGGACAAGCCGCTGGACGGCGCGCGGCCGACGCCCGCGGACAACTCCGGCTACTTCGACCACACCCCGCAGTCCGTCGGCATGGACTTCCGCCGCCAGGCCATCACGATGCTGGAGTCCATGGGCATCTCCGTGGAGTTCTCGCACCACGAAGGCGCCCCCGGCCAGCAGGAGATCGACCTGCGGTACGCCGACGCGCTCTCCACGGCCGACAACATCATGACGTTCCGGCTGGTCATGAAGCAGGTCGCGCTGGAGCAGGGGGTGCACGCGACCTTCATGCCGAAGCCGTTCTCGGAGTACCCGGGTTCGGGGATGCACTCCCATCTGTCCCTCTTCGAGGGCGACCGCAACGCGTTCTACGAGTCCGGCGCGGAGTTCCAGCTCTCCAAGGTCGGGCGGTCGTTCATCGCGGGCCTGCTCAGGCACGCGGACGAGATCTCGGCGGTCACCAACCAGTGGGTCAACTCCTACAAGCGGATCTGGGGCGGCTCCCAGCGCACGGCGGGCGCGGGCGGCGAGGCGCCCTCGTACATCTGCTGGGGCCACAACAACCGCTCGGCGCTCATCCGGGTGCCGATGTACAAGCCGGGCAAGACGGGCTCGACCCGGGTCGAGGTCCGGTCCCTCGACTCCGGCGCCAACCCCTATCTGGCCTACGCGGTGCTGCTCGCGGCGGGCATGAAGGGCATTCAGGAGGGCTACGAGCTGCCCGCGGGCGCGGACGACGACGTGTGGGCGCTGTCCGACGCGGAACGCCGTGCGCTGGGCATCGCGCCCCTCCCGCAGAACCTCGGCGAGGCGATCGACCTCATGGAGCGCAGTGAGCTCGTGGCCGAGACGCTGGGGGAGCACGTCTTCGACTTCTTCCTGCGCAACAAGAAGCAGGAGTGGGAGGAGTACCGCTCGGAGGTCACGGCCTTCGAGCTCCGCAAGAACCTCCCGAACCTCTGA
- a CDS encoding MlaD family protein: MLTRATVVKNIAFLVVAVLVLSFIGVRYADLGRYVGLRGYYTVKVELPEAGGLFEHADVTYRGVSVGRVGPIRLTGDGVEASLRINDSAPRIPSRLKAVVASLSAVGEQYIDLRPSTDQGPYLKDGSHIDEADTHTPAPVTNLLTSVDNLAGSVPLDSLRTVVDEFGQAFAGQADNLQSLLDTSGRLLATADANLPVDTTLMIDGRTVLRTQADEGDAITSFADSANQLAARLDSSDTDLRRLITAAPDAAGQVSALLRDVGPQLSVVLANLLTTSDIAVTRQRGIQEYLVKAPAVAAAGSTAVDRSGVHFGMAVTFFAPLPCTSGYGGTAYRNGLDTSAPATAFNTAARCTAPASSGTDVRGSAHAPGGGGVPEPARPGSVLPTTTAPTDTPAAATGVSPAALPGALGLPALAPGGPTTMAALFGLEDAR; the protein is encoded by the coding sequence ATGCTGACCCGGGCCACCGTCGTCAAGAACATCGCCTTCCTGGTCGTCGCCGTGCTCGTCCTCAGCTTCATCGGCGTCCGATACGCCGACCTCGGCCGCTATGTCGGGCTGCGCGGCTACTACACCGTGAAGGTCGAACTCCCCGAGGCCGGTGGGCTGTTCGAGCACGCCGACGTCACCTACCGCGGGGTCTCGGTCGGCCGGGTCGGACCGATCCGGCTCACCGGCGACGGCGTCGAGGCGTCGCTGCGGATCAACGACTCCGCACCCCGTATCCCCTCCCGCCTCAAGGCCGTTGTCGCCAGCCTCTCGGCGGTCGGCGAGCAGTACATCGACCTCCGGCCGAGCACCGACCAGGGGCCGTATCTCAAGGACGGCTCGCACATCGACGAGGCCGACACCCACACCCCGGCGCCCGTCACCAACCTGCTGACCAGCGTCGACAATCTCGCGGGCTCCGTACCGCTGGACTCGCTGCGAACGGTGGTGGACGAGTTCGGGCAGGCGTTCGCCGGGCAGGCCGACAACTTGCAGTCGCTCCTCGACACCAGCGGCCGGCTCCTCGCCACCGCCGACGCCAATCTGCCGGTCGACACCACGCTGATGATCGACGGGCGGACCGTGCTGCGCACCCAGGCCGACGAGGGCGACGCCATCACGTCCTTCGCCGACAGCGCCAATCAGCTCGCCGCCCGACTCGACTCCTCCGACACCGATCTGCGCCGGCTGATCACCGCCGCGCCCGACGCGGCCGGACAGGTCAGCGCGCTGCTGCGCGATGTCGGCCCGCAGTTGAGCGTGGTGCTGGCCAATCTGCTGACCACCTCGGACATCGCGGTGACCCGGCAGCGCGGTATCCAGGAGTACCTGGTCAAGGCGCCCGCAGTGGCCGCGGCCGGGTCGACGGCGGTCGACCGGAGCGGGGTGCACTTCGGGATGGCGGTCACCTTCTTCGCCCCGCTGCCCTGTACTTCCGGCTACGGCGGCACGGCGTACCGCAACGGCCTCGACACCAGCGCGCCCGCGACCGCCTTCAACACCGCGGCCCGCTGCACGGCCCCGGCCTCCTCCGGCACCGACGTACGCGGCTCGGCCCACGCGCCGGGCGGCGGCGGGGTGCCGGAACCGGCGCGGCCCGGGTCCGTACTGCCGACCACGACCGCCCCGACCGACACCCCGGCCGCCGCCACGGGTGTCTCCCCGGCCGCGCTGCCCGGCGCCCTCGGGCTGCCCGCGCTCGCACCCGGCGGCCCCACCACGATGGCGGCCCTGTTCGGTCTGGAGGACGCGCGATGA